A window from Methylococcus mesophilus encodes these proteins:
- a CDS encoding Hsp20/alpha crystallin family protein, protein MTVSRNEPWSLLNQLQRELERSFEGRPGPDSAATAEWTPAVDIKEEADRYVLIADLPGVSTENIDVSMEQGVLTLRGERNTEARTERSGYKRIERVYGSFYRRFSLPDTADADGISARYNNGVLEIVIPKKAAIQPRRIVVSAK, encoded by the coding sequence ATGACAGTCAGCCGCAACGAGCCGTGGAGTTTGTTGAATCAACTGCAGCGTGAGCTGGAGCGTTCGTTCGAGGGGCGCCCGGGTCCGGACTCCGCTGCGACAGCCGAATGGACGCCGGCCGTGGATATCAAGGAGGAAGCCGATCGTTACGTCCTCATCGCCGATCTGCCGGGCGTCAGCACGGAGAACATCGACGTGTCGATGGAGCAGGGCGTTCTGACGCTGCGCGGCGAGCGGAATACTGAGGCCCGCACGGAGCGTTCCGGCTACAAGCGTATCGAGCGGGTCTACGGCAGCTTCTACCGCCGGTTTTCGCTGCCGGATACCGCCGACGCCGACGGCATATCCGCGCGCTACAACAACGGTGTGCTCGAGATCGTGATTCCCAAGAAAGCGGCAATTCAGCCGCGGCGAATCGTCGTCAGCGCCAAATGA